The proteins below are encoded in one region of Helianthus annuus cultivar XRQ/B chromosome 2, HanXRQr2.0-SUNRISE, whole genome shotgun sequence:
- the LOC110889280 gene encoding uncharacterized mitochondrial protein AtMg00810-like, translated as MIDAKPMFTPMSTTVALSPTGDPFHDPTLYQSLVGALQHLTITLPDISYVVNQLSQYLHCPTTDHFQEVKRIIRYVKGTISFGLNFTKPSTCTLLGFSDADGARCLKTRRSTYGFSIFFGGNLVSWSAKKQPTVSRSSCESEYRVMANTAVEIIWLTHLLRELGFLPDARPMLLCDNQSALFLTQNPIAHKRIKHLELDYHFIRELVASGKLLTRFVPSKLQTLNFARFCVYLCLWKKIQITTITSPVTTITSPVTTSSPRSIST; from the exons ATGATTGATGCGAAACCTATGTTTACTCCCATGTCCACTACCGTTGCATTATCTCCTACTGGGGACCCATTTCATGATCCAACCTTGTATCAGTCCCTTGTTGGTGCTCTTCAGCATTTAACTATTACCCTACCAGACATATCTTATGTCGTTAATCAGTTGAGTCAATATCTCCACTGCCCCACTACCGATCACTTTCAGGAGGTGAAACGGATAATACGTTATGTGAAAGGAACAATCTCGTTTGGACTTAACTTTACCAAACCATCTACGTGCACTCTGCTTGGCTTCTCAGATGCGGACGGGGCTCGATGTCTTAAGACTCGACGATCGACTTATGGGTTTTCTATCTTTTTTGGTGGTAACTTGGTTTCTTGGAGTGCAAAGAAACAACCCACTGTCTCTCGTTCCAGCTGTGAATCAGAGTATAGGGTTATGGCAAACACGGCGGTTGAAATTATTTGGCTCACACACCTCCTACGTGAGCTCGGCTTTCTTCCAGATGCTCGTCCTATGCTTTTATGTGACAACCAGAGTGCGTTATTTCTCACTCAAAATCCTATTGCACATAAGCGAATTAAACATTTGGAATTAGATTATCATTTTATTCGTGAACTTGTTGCTTCGGGGAAACTTCTGACTCGTTTTGTACCATCCAAGCTTCAG ACTTTAAATTTTGCTCGTTTTTGTGTATATTTATGTTTATGGAAGAAAATTCagatcaccaccatcacctctcCGGTCACCACCATCACTTCTCCGGTCACCACCTCGTCTCCGCGGTCTATATCTACTTGA